In Sporanaerobacter acetigenes DSM 13106, a single window of DNA contains:
- the pruA gene encoding L-glutamate gamma-semialdehyde dehydrogenase has product MLEKFKNEPLIDFTKQENIDKMEEAFKKLDVEKGKEYPLIIGGEKIYTDEKITSYNPCNFKEIIGIVSKGNEELADKSMCSALEAFEMWKNVCPKERANYLFKAAAIMRRKKFDFSALLVEEAGKTWIEADADVAEAIDFLEYYGRQMLKFAKGMDVGSFPGEINECYYIPMGVGIVIAPWNFPLAILTGMTAASIVTGNTVVIKPSSSTPVVAAKFMEIWDEIKLPDGVINYLPGPGESVGNYLVSHPKTRFINFTGSKDVGLNISKMASDIKDGQKCIKRVIAEMGGKDTIIVDNEADLDAAAEGIVASAFGFQGQKCSACSRAIIVEDIYDEMIDKIVEKTKKLKIGPTRKFDTNFGAVIDENAYEKILTYIEIGRNEGKICFGGNKCGESGYFIEPTIIVDVSPDARISQEEIFGPVLSVIKVDNFDCALNIANDTDYGLTGAVYSNNRQKLEKAKREFHVGNLYLNRKCTGALVGVQPFGGFKLSGTCSKAGGEDYLLLFMEIKSVAERL; this is encoded by the coding sequence ATGTTGGAAAAGTTTAAAAATGAACCTTTGATAGATTTTACTAAACAAGAAAACATAGATAAGATGGAGGAAGCATTTAAAAAACTGGATGTTGAAAAAGGTAAAGAATATCCACTTATAATTGGTGGGGAAAAAATTTATACTGATGAAAAAATAACATCATACAATCCATGCAATTTTAAAGAAATCATAGGAATTGTCAGTAAAGGGAATGAAGAATTGGCAGATAAGAGCATGTGTTCAGCACTAGAGGCTTTTGAAATGTGGAAAAATGTATGTCCAAAAGAGAGAGCAAATTATTTATTTAAGGCTGCTGCTATTATGAGAAGGAAAAAATTTGATTTTTCTGCATTGTTGGTAGAAGAAGCAGGTAAAACATGGATTGAGGCTGATGCAGATGTAGCTGAAGCAATTGATTTTTTAGAGTATTATGGAAGACAAATGCTTAAATTCGCAAAGGGTATGGATGTAGGAAGTTTTCCTGGTGAGATAAATGAATGCTACTATATTCCAATGGGAGTGGGGATTGTAATAGCACCTTGGAATTTTCCACTAGCTATTTTAACGGGAATGACAGCGGCTTCAATAGTTACAGGAAATACTGTTGTCATAAAGCCTTCTAGTTCTACTCCTGTTGTAGCAGCTAAATTTATGGAAATATGGGATGAAATTAAATTACCTGATGGTGTAATAAATTATTTGCCTGGTCCAGGAGAAAGTGTTGGAAATTATTTGGTTTCTCATCCAAAGACTAGATTTATCAATTTTACTGGATCAAAAGATGTAGGATTAAATATTTCTAAGATGGCTTCAGATATAAAAGATGGTCAAAAATGTATCAAACGTGTAATAGCTGAAATGGGAGGAAAAGATACAATAATAGTTGATAATGAAGCTGACTTAGATGCAGCGGCAGAAGGAATAGTAGCATCTGCTTTTGGATTCCAAGGGCAAAAATGTTCTGCATGTTCCAGGGCAATTATTGTCGAAGATATATATGATGAAATGATAGATAAGATAGTAGAAAAAACTAAAAAATTAAAAATTGGTCCAACTAGAAAATTTGATACAAATTTTGGTGCTGTAATTGATGAAAATGCTTATGAAAAAATATTAACATATATTGAAATAGGAAGAAATGAAGGCAAAATATGTTTTGGAGGGAACAAATGTGGAGAAAGCGGATATTTTATAGAACCTACTATAATAGTTGATGTGTCCCCAGATGCAAGAATTTCTCAAGAAGAAATTTTTGGGCCTGTTCTTTCTGTGATTAAAGTAGATAATTTTGATTGTGCATTAAATATTGCAAATGATACTGATTATGGTTTGACTGGGGCTGTTTATTCAAATAACAGGCAGAAGCTTGAAAAAGCAAAAAGGGAATTTCATGTAGGAAATTTATATTTAAATAGAAAGTGTACTGGGGCTTTGGTA
- the hypD gene encoding trans-4-hydroxy-L-proline dehydratase, whose protein sequence is MNERVKILRENSLNARPFISIERAKIVTDTYKEYFGKISTPVLRALTFKALMEERAICINEKELIVGERGEKPKGTPTYPELCCHTLEDLKMINDREKISFDVSEEVMKTQREQIIPYWKGISIRDRIFEQMSQEWKDCYEAGVFTEFMEQRAPGHTTADGKIYEKGFLEIKEEISNSLSAIDYYNDEKAYEKQEELKAMAICCDAIIEYANRYAEEAKKMAENEVDVKRQQELLKISETCLHVPAYKPRTFWEALQMYWFVHIGVITELNTWDAFNPGRLDQHLYPFYKKDIEEGRITKEEAEELLQCFWVKFNNHPAPPKVGVTLEESGTYTDFANINSGGLKADGSDGVNDVTYMVLDVIDEMRLLQPSSNIQLSQRNPDKFLRRALNIVKKGWGQPSIFNADAVVEEMLIQGKTVEDARCGGTSGCVETGAFGKEAYILTGYFNLNKVLEITLNNGIDPNTGKKIGIETKDSRKFESFEELMEAFEKQLNYFIDVKIKGNNIIEKLYAKYMPSPFLSTIIDDCIKKGMDYNEGGARYNTNYIQGVGIGTITDSLSSIKYNVYDKKYISMEKLLEVLKSNFDGYEDLRLKFVNAPHKYGNDDDYSDNIMKTVFDMFYNSVNGRKNMKGGFYRINMLPTTCHVYFGSVIGATADGRKAKEPLSEGISPVQGRDEYGPTSVIKSAGKMDHAKTGGTLLNQKFTPKLLEDDKGIENLLHLVRAYFKMGGHHIQFNVVDAETLRKAQKEPEKYRDLIVRVAGYSDYFCDLNESLQNEIIKRTEHDSF, encoded by the coding sequence ATGAATGAAAGGGTAAAAATTTTAAGAGAGAATAGTCTCAATGCAAGGCCTTTTATTTCTATTGAGAGAGCTAAAATAGTTACAGATACTTATAAGGAATATTTTGGGAAGATATCCACACCTGTGTTGAGAGCTTTAACTTTTAAGGCATTGATGGAAGAAAGGGCTATTTGTATAAATGAAAAAGAATTAATTGTAGGAGAAAGAGGAGAAAAACCTAAAGGAACACCAACTTATCCAGAATTGTGTTGCCATACTTTAGAAGATCTCAAAATGATAAATGATAGAGAAAAAATTTCTTTTGATGTATCTGAAGAGGTAATGAAAACTCAAAGAGAACAAATTATTCCCTACTGGAAAGGTATAAGCATAAGAGACAGAATTTTTGAACAAATGTCACAAGAGTGGAAAGATTGCTATGAAGCGGGTGTTTTTACTGAATTTATGGAACAGAGAGCTCCAGGACATACTACAGCTGATGGGAAAATATATGAAAAAGGCTTTTTAGAGATCAAAGAAGAAATATCAAATAGTTTGTCAGCAATAGATTATTACAATGATGAAAAAGCTTATGAAAAACAAGAAGAGTTAAAAGCTATGGCAATCTGTTGCGATGCGATAATAGAATATGCAAATAGATATGCTGAAGAAGCAAAAAAAATGGCAGAAAATGAAGTGGATGTCAAGAGACAACAAGAACTTTTAAAGATATCGGAAACATGTCTTCATGTACCAGCATATAAACCAAGAACATTTTGGGAGGCTCTTCAAATGTATTGGTTTGTCCATATTGGAGTTATTACAGAACTTAATACTTGGGATGCTTTTAATCCGGGAAGATTAGATCAGCATTTGTACCCATTTTATAAGAAAGACATTGAAGAAGGAAGAATAACAAAAGAAGAAGCTGAAGAATTACTTCAATGTTTTTGGGTGAAATTCAACAATCATCCAGCGCCTCCAAAGGTAGGAGTTACTTTAGAGGAAAGTGGAACATATACAGACTTTGCAAACATAAATAGTGGAGGACTAAAAGCTGATGGCTCAGATGGAGTAAATGATGTAACTTATATGGTCTTGGATGTTATAGATGAAATGAGATTGTTGCAGCCAAGTTCCAATATTCAATTGAGTCAAAGAAATCCAGATAAATTTTTAAGAAGAGCTCTCAATATAGTAAAAAAGGGATGGGGTCAGCCTTCTATATTTAACGCAGATGCAGTTGTTGAAGAAATGCTCATACAGGGAAAGACTGTAGAAGATGCTCGATGCGGTGGCACTAGTGGTTGTGTAGAAACTGGAGCTTTTGGGAAGGAAGCTTATATACTTACAGGATATTTCAATTTAAATAAAGTCTTAGAAATAACCTTGAACAATGGCATAGATCCTAATACTGGAAAGAAAATAGGCATAGAAACTAAAGATTCAAGAAAATTTGAAAGCTTTGAAGAATTGATGGAAGCTTTTGAAAAACAACTAAATTATTTTATTGATGTAAAAATCAAGGGAAATAATATCATAGAAAAATTGTATGCCAAATACATGCCTTCTCCATTTTTATCTACCATAATAGATGATTGTATAAAAAAAGGGATGGACTATAACGAAGGTGGCGCTAGATACAATACAAATTATATACAAGGTGTAGGAATTGGCACTATAACTGATAGTCTATCTTCAATAAAATATAATGTATATGATAAAAAATATATTTCTATGGAAAAATTACTAGAGGTTTTAAAATCAAATTTTGATGGTTATGAAGATTTACGACTTAAATTTGTAAATGCTCCTCATAAATATGGGAATGATGATGATTATTCAGATAATATAATGAAGACAGTATTTGATATGTTCTATAATTCAGTTAATGGAAGAAAAAACATGAAGGGAGGTTTTTATAGAATAAATATGCTTCCTACGACTTGCCATGTTTATTTTGGTTCAGTAATTGGTGCAACTGCAGATGGAAGAAAAGCTAAAGAGCCTCTTTCTGAAGGAATTTCACCTGTACAGGGAAGAGATGAATATGGTCCAACATCTGTTATAAAATCAGCAGGGAAAATGGATCATGCGAAAACAGGAGGTACTTTGCTCAATCAAAAATTCACACCAAAATTGTTAGAAGATGATAAGGGTATTGAGAATTTATTGCATCTAGTTAGAGCTTATTTTAAAATGGGAGGTCATCATATACAATTTAATGTTGTAGATGCTGAAACTTTGAGAAAAGCTCAGAAAGAACCAGAAAAATATAGAGATTTAATTGTAAGGGTAGCAGGTTATAGTGATTATTTCTGCGATTTAAATGAGTCTTTGCAAAATGAAATAATCAAACGTACTGAACATGATAGTTTTTAA
- a CDS encoding glycyl-radical enzyme activating protein, which produces MGQGYIFNIQRFSIHDGPGIRTTIFLKGCPLRCWWCHNPEGQILDRELAIFKNRCIGCGGCKNICEINAATIKENKVFIERQKCNLCGKCVEVCPGKALEFVGKLVTDEWVINEVEKDAIFYDESNGGATISGGEPLMQFDFLFSIVKGLKKSGIHVAVDTSGYAEWEKIEKLIDEVDLFLYDIKLINDVKHKKYTGVSNKVILDNIEKLLNSGANVIPRIPFIPGINDDLEDIKEFSQFLGKLGVKKVNILPYHDYGREKYSRFGKEYRIPKDLLLSDEKKELIEKEFNKKGISIIIGG; this is translated from the coding sequence TTGGGGCAAGGCTATATTTTCAATATACAAAGATTTTCTATTCATGATGGACCAGGGATTAGAACAACTATTTTTTTAAAAGGATGTCCATTACGTTGTTGGTGGTGCCACAATCCAGAAGGACAAATTTTAGATAGGGAATTGGCTATATTTAAGAATAGGTGTATTGGATGTGGCGGTTGCAAGAATATATGTGAAATAAATGCTGCAACAATTAAAGAAAATAAAGTTTTTATTGAAAGACAAAAGTGCAATTTGTGTGGGAAGTGCGTAGAGGTATGCCCTGGGAAGGCACTTGAATTTGTAGGAAAATTAGTCACTGATGAGTGGGTTATTAATGAAGTGGAAAAAGATGCAATATTTTATGATGAATCCAATGGAGGAGCGACGATATCAGGGGGAGAGCCTTTGATGCAGTTTGATTTTTTATTTAGTATAGTTAAAGGTCTTAAAAAGTCAGGGATTCATGTAGCTGTAGATACATCTGGGTATGCGGAATGGGAAAAAATTGAAAAATTAATAGATGAAGTGGATTTGTTTTTATATGATATCAAATTAATAAATGATGTAAAGCATAAGAAATATACAGGAGTATCAAATAAAGTGATATTAGACAATATAGAGAAACTTTTAAATAGCGGGGCAAACGTTATTCCAAGGATTCCTTTTATTCCAGGAATAAATGATGACTTAGAAGATATAAAAGAATTTTCTCAATTTTTAGGAAAGTTAGGCGTTAAAAAAGTTAATATACTACCTTATCATGACTATGGAAGAGAAAAATACAGTAGATTTGGGAAAGAATACAGAATTCCTAAGGATTTGCTTTTATCTGATGAAAAGAAGGAATTAATAGAGAAAGAGTTTAATAAAAAAGGTATAAGTATAATTATAGGAGGGTAA